The stretch of DNA TGATCAACGACATCTTGGATCTTTCAAAGATCGAGTCGGGAAAATTCCAGTTAGAAGAAATCAATTTCGAGATGGCTTCGTTAATGAAGAGCACACTTTCCATTGTCGATTTTGCAGCTAAATCTAAGCAGTTAAATTTGAAGGTGGAAATCGATCCCGATCTGCCTGACTTCTTTTTGGGGGATCCGCTGCGTCTGCGCCAAGTCCTGCTAAACCTTCTTAACAACGCGATTAAGTTTTCCGACCAAGGTGACGTGACGCTACGAGTGACCCATAAAACCTTACCGGATCAAACCGTAAAAGTTTATTTTGAAGTTCGCGATCAGGGCATCGGCTTTGATAACGAAACCAAGGCCCGTCTGTTTCAAAATTTTTCCCAGGGTGATGAGTCCACTAGCAGAAAGTATGGTGGTTCAGGATTAGGCCTTTCGATTTCAAAACAAATTGTGGACATGATGAAAGGGCACATCGACGCAGAAAGTATTAAAGGCATTGGCTCAAAGTTTTTCTTTGAGGTGCCTTTAAAAGTAGCCTCTTACGATAACAAGGCGGAAACTGTCGCTTCCATCCGTGATCTCAACAATCACTTGCACGGATATGTCCTCATTGCCGAAGACAACCGAATAAACCAAAAAGTCATGACCGAGATGGTGGGGCTGTTAGGTTGTCGCTGTTATGTCGTCGCCAATGGCCAAGAAGTTTTAAATGCTCTGGGGAACGACACGTTTGATGTCATCCTTATGGATGGTCAAATGCCCGTCATGGACGGTTACGAAGCCACCCGCCTGATCCGCGAAGGAAAGGCCGGTGAAAGAAATAAACTGATTCCGATCTTGGCCACCAGTGCCAATGCCATCAAGGGGGATATCGAACGAAGTTTAGAGGCCGGCATGAATGATTATATTAGCAAACCGATCGCTTATAACGATCTTTCCGTCAAATTAGAAAAATGGCTGCGCCACGGGACGAGCGTCATTGATGAAAGTCATATCGACAAGCTGCGCCGCCAAGAAAGTCTGTCCGGAAAAATCCTGGTGCCAGAGCTTGTGAATATCTTTATGCAAGACACCCCGCAAGGTCTTAAGCAAATGCAGCATGATCTTTCACAAAACAACTTTAAATCTGTCAGAAATGTGGCACATAATCTTAAGACATCGGCCGCGATTTTGGGGGCTATTCGCTTTAAAGAAATTGCCGAGCGAATCGAACGGGCCCCGGAGGATATCACGGAAGAGCAGATGGCCAACCTTATTTCTTCCTTAGAAAGAGAAATGAGCTTTGCCATCGAATCTTTAAAGTCGCTGAAACTTGGACCGATCACTAACAATGAACCGGAGAATAATGCGTGACAAAAAAGCGAACAGGCCAGCCGTCCACGAAACTGGATCGTGAAAATTTCATGCAGGTCTTTCGCCAAAACTTTTTTGATCCCACCTTTGACTCGGTCGCCGCAGAAATTTCTGCCGTGGCCGAAATCGCCTGGCAAAATTATCAAGACAAGCACAAAGCGCCGATAACACGCAAAGCCGGGACTGGTTTTAAAGATCCTAACTATGATCTTTCGGTGGAATGGATTGCAACTTCTGAAAAATTAAAACAAGCCGCTCTTGAACAAAGAACTTCTAAAGATCGAATTTTGGTAATTAATGCGTCACCTCGTAACGAGCACACCTGCCCGAGCGAAGTCCCCAAATCATTTCGTCTGACGGAACGAGCTTTGCAAACTTTAAAGGCGCAAACAAATATCGAAGTCGATTTTTTAGACCTAAGCCTTTTGACAGCGGAATACGGGAAGAAGATTTATCCTTGCAAGGCCTGCGTTTCAACCTCGATGCCATTATGCCACTGGCCGTGTTCGTGTTATCCCAATAACAGCCTGAATCAGGTCAACGACTGGATGGCTGAAATTTACGAGCGCTGGGTGCGCGCGCACGGTGTGATGATCGTGACCCCTGTTCACTGGTATCAAGCACCGAGTGGTTTAAAGCTGATGATGGATCGCCTGGTGTGTGCTGACGGGGGAAACCCTGATCCGACTTCCACCCACGGTAAAAAAGCGGACGAAGCACGTAAGATGGAACTTGAGGGTTGGGATTATCCTAAGCATTTAAAGAATCGCGCCTTTGGACTTTATGTGCATGGCGATTATGCTGGGGCCGAAACCCTTCGGCGCAACCTCGCTGATTGGTTAGAAGACATGGGACTTATCGCCGCCCAAGGCCAAGGCATCAAAGATCGTTATATCGGTTACATGCAGCCCTATGCCACCAATCATGAAGACCTGGATAAAGACCAAGATGTTTTTAAGGAGATTGATAACGTCGTTTTTTCGCTCCTAGAAAAAGTTTCGGAAATCCGCAATCATCCAGAGTTTATTACCAAGCACGAAGCCATCCAAGACCCTCGGCCGAAATAGCATTCTCAAGAGCCTTTCAATTGTACCGCAAGGCTTGCCTCTGCCCGGTTTTAGGGTAAACCCGGGGCATGCGCATATTATTGTTCTTTGTTATTTTATTCGGCGGAGCGCCTTTGGTCCATGCGAAGACTTCATTAGGGCTGAATGATGTCTCCGTTCTTCTTCCGCTTCCCAAAGTCGAAAATGATATGGATCTGCTTTTAAGACCGCAAGAGGGGTTCATCCCGAAGGAAGTTTTAGCCCAGCTTGATCCTTTGATTATTGATGATCAAACGCAAGACCGTATTCGCTCCCTTAAGCTGATTGCTTTCCGTATTGATCCTTGTTTTGTGGAAAGTATCGGGCCTGCGGCTTGCCGCCGCCAGCTGCGCATGGTTTTTCAGCCAGTATCTTTTTATCAAAACAGTGCCTTAGTTTTTGATGCTGCCGTTCATGCGTTTTTTGAATTTGATGATGCCTCTTGGAATGTCCTGCTCAAAGATTGGGCCTCGACGCTGACGGATTCCGCGGGCGATAAACCCTTGCAAGTTCATCCGGTGATAAAAGCGCAAGGACTTAAAGGTGATCTGTGGAAAACCTATCGCCAAGTATTACAAAAAAACTGCAAGCCTAATAAGCTTGTGCGTATCACCCAAAGCACCGTCGATCGTTTTGGCATGTCGTGGGATTTTTCGGGATTTGATATTGATGCCACCGGAAAATT from Bdellovibrio bacteriovorus encodes:
- a CDS encoding ATP-binding protein, giving the protein MFIRKITEKIEDVPKLISRLGLIVLVLIAGLTFWSAREYVKSVRWRTHSHQVIAQIRSLNLAFHEALAHQRGYFISPDRQSEKRYYQAKDAVRSGIYNLGLLIADNPEQMTRLDKASRNILSRMSSLDSAMGSLQKNDKNIAFLNINEDLRQAHDNETSQFLSQLEEEEQRLLGAREEKSRTGFIRISILVLGGLITAFILFFSSTFLWQREMMLRFKAEHDLKETNRKIKKASDLKTSFLTNMSHEIRTPLNGITGMVKLLEHTTLSTQQLDYVETIKTSSSALLSLINDILDLSKIESGKFQLEEINFEMASLMKSTLSIVDFAAKSKQLNLKVEIDPDLPDFFLGDPLRLRQVLLNLLNNAIKFSDQGDVTLRVTHKTLPDQTVKVYFEVRDQGIGFDNETKARLFQNFSQGDESTSRKYGGSGLGLSISKQIVDMMKGHIDAESIKGIGSKFFFEVPLKVASYDNKAETVASIRDLNNHLHGYVLIAEDNRINQKVMTEMVGLLGCRCYVVANGQEVLNALGNDTFDVILMDGQMPVMDGYEATRLIREGKAGERNKLIPILATSANAIKGDIERSLEAGMNDYISKPIAYNDLSVKLEKWLRHGTSVIDESHIDKLRRQESLSGKILVPELVNIFMQDTPQGLKQMQHDLSQNNFKSVRNVAHNLKTSAAILGAIRFKEIAERIERAPEDITEEQMANLISSLEREMSFAIESLKSLKLGPITNNEPENNA
- a CDS encoding flavodoxin family protein; amino-acid sequence: MTKKRTGQPSTKLDRENFMQVFRQNFFDPTFDSVAAEISAVAEIAWQNYQDKHKAPITRKAGTGFKDPNYDLSVEWIATSEKLKQAALEQRTSKDRILVINASPRNEHTCPSEVPKSFRLTERALQTLKAQTNIEVDFLDLSLLTAEYGKKIYPCKACVSTSMPLCHWPCSCYPNNSLNQVNDWMAEIYERWVRAHGVMIVTPVHWYQAPSGLKLMMDRLVCADGGNPDPTSTHGKKADEARKMELEGWDYPKHLKNRAFGLYVHGDYAGAETLRRNLADWLEDMGLIAAQGQGIKDRYIGYMQPYATNHEDLDKDQDVFKEIDNVVFSLLEKVSEIRNHPEFITKHEAIQDPRPK